In Woeseia oceani, one DNA window encodes the following:
- a CDS encoding sodium:solute symporter family protein, with product MNLHYIDWIVIAAYCCVTVGIGLWFSKRSSSNIEEYFVAGRALPWWLAGTSLAATYFATDAPLLAASLVRQHGIFANWLWWYEATGVMVIVFFYAKLWRRANIVTDAEFIELRYTGKVATALRTFTALYHGVIKNLVIMGFVLLAMMKFSQVMFGFDPLYTLVVCVCVALAYTVTAGLWGVVVTDLFQFITGTIGTIIFAGLVLYELGGPAEMAAQISSIEGVNPGTLDLVPDSDNISSLQFVSYLVLIFILWARSAQGDGYLAQRLFATKNEKQSVLAALWFNFAANVMITWPWIVVGLGSLIMFPIATSSPELLADPELAYPMMIEQVVPVGLKGIIIASFLAAFMSTMDTHLCWGGSYMVNDIYKRFYKKNASDSHYVLVSRVSVLILAGLAAITAWQMESIESGWIYILEITAGLAIVNLLRWYWWRVNAWAEISAMAGTLVLANGMILINLLFNVGLVSDGVHAQLDQFYSSDYDMLRATFILASCTVLWLIVALLTKPVNADHLEAFYRRVKPGGWWGEIAARCPDVVIENNTARNWLGWFLGVIFIYSSLLGIGYTLTGKSVFGFMLIGISIVGAALTVRIATQSVANEFAELSLAGGTAESSKTID from the coding sequence ACCTATTTTGCAACCGACGCACCATTGCTTGCGGCGTCATTGGTCCGTCAGCACGGCATATTTGCGAACTGGTTGTGGTGGTATGAGGCCACTGGCGTCATGGTTATCGTGTTTTTTTACGCGAAGTTGTGGCGGCGCGCCAATATCGTCACGGACGCAGAGTTTATTGAGTTGCGTTACACGGGCAAGGTGGCAACCGCGTTGCGGACATTTACTGCGCTCTACCACGGTGTCATTAAGAACCTGGTCATCATGGGTTTCGTGTTACTGGCCATGATGAAGTTTTCGCAGGTCATGTTCGGCTTCGATCCGCTGTACACATTGGTGGTCTGTGTCTGCGTGGCGTTGGCTTATACGGTCACTGCCGGTTTATGGGGTGTTGTCGTTACCGATTTGTTCCAGTTCATCACCGGAACCATCGGTACCATAATTTTCGCAGGTCTGGTTTTGTACGAACTCGGCGGACCAGCGGAAATGGCCGCGCAGATTTCCAGTATTGAAGGTGTTAATCCGGGCACCCTGGATCTGGTTCCCGACTCCGACAACATCAGCTCTCTGCAGTTTGTCTCTTACCTGGTCTTGATATTTATCCTCTGGGCACGCAGTGCACAGGGCGACGGCTATCTAGCGCAGCGGCTGTTTGCCACCAAGAACGAGAAGCAATCGGTTCTGGCCGCGCTTTGGTTCAACTTTGCCGCTAACGTAATGATCACCTGGCCATGGATCGTCGTCGGCCTGGGGTCGTTGATCATGTTCCCGATAGCCACTTCTTCACCGGAATTGCTGGCCGACCCGGAACTCGCGTACCCCATGATGATCGAGCAGGTGGTTCCCGTTGGTTTGAAGGGCATCATCATTGCATCGTTCCTTGCCGCCTTCATGAGCACGATGGATACCCACTTGTGTTGGGGAGGCTCGTACATGGTTAACGATATCTATAAGCGCTTCTATAAGAAGAACGCTTCCGATAGCCACTACGTACTGGTTTCAAGAGTATCCGTTCTGATTCTGGCTGGGTTGGCGGCCATTACGGCGTGGCAAATGGAATCGATCGAGAGTGGCTGGATCTACATTCTCGAAATTACCGCTGGCCTTGCGATTGTCAATCTGCTGCGCTGGTACTGGTGGCGGGTCAATGCCTGGGCTGAGATCAGTGCAATGGCGGGAACGCTGGTGCTGGCCAATGGCATGATTCTCATCAATCTGTTGTTCAATGTCGGGCTTGTGTCGGACGGAGTGCATGCCCAACTCGACCAGTTCTACAGTTCCGACTACGACATGCTTAGAGCAACTTTCATTCTGGCCAGTTGCACAGTGCTCTGGTTGATCGTCGCATTGTTGACGAAGCCCGTGAATGCAGATCATCTGGAAGCCTTTTACCGCAGGGTCAAACCTGGCGGCTGGTGGGGTGAAATTGCTGCACGTTGCCCGGATGTAGTAATCGAAAATAACACTGCCCGCAATTGGCTGGGCTGGTTCCTGGGCGTGATCTTTATTTACTCAAGCCTGCTGGGTATCGGTTACACCCTGACAGGGAAATCTGTTTTCGGCTTTATGCTGATCGGTATTTCTATCGTTGGCGCTGCGTTGACCGTTCGGATTGCGACACAAAGCGTGGCGAACGAGTTTGCGGAACTATCGTTGGCGGGTGGCACGGCAGAATCCTCGAAGACTATAGATTAA
- the nagB gene encoding glucosamine-6-phosphate deaminase, which produces MEVVVLDSADAVAEYGAQRIIGLVKQNSAAVLGLATGRTPVALYKCLIRAYQQGDISFQDVITFNLDEYVGIGDDEPLSFSAFMRRELFNAIDINVENTHIPKCPEGENPFQVGEEYERSIELAGGIDLQLLGIGTNGHIGFNEPTSSLASRTRVKTLAGSTIHDNSLNTNKAGVSAELAVTMGIGTILDTRRVLLLATGDGKARAISAAVEGPVSSMCPASALQLHPKVTVVVDQAAASQLQLVDYYQHVHQQQAAVQTRFGQRAVDQPLY; this is translated from the coding sequence ATGGAAGTTGTAGTTTTAGACAGTGCTGATGCCGTTGCCGAGTACGGCGCGCAGCGAATTATCGGGCTTGTGAAGCAAAACTCCGCCGCGGTTTTGGGTCTGGCAACTGGCAGGACTCCTGTTGCTCTGTACAAATGCCTGATTCGTGCGTATCAGCAGGGCGATATCAGCTTTCAGGACGTAATCACCTTCAACCTCGATGAGTATGTGGGTATCGGTGATGACGAGCCATTGAGCTTTAGCGCATTCATGCGCCGCGAATTATTCAATGCGATTGATATCAACGTTGAGAATACGCACATTCCGAAATGTCCCGAAGGGGAAAACCCTTTTCAGGTGGGCGAGGAATACGAGCGTTCGATTGAGCTCGCGGGCGGCATCGACCTGCAGCTACTTGGTATTGGCACGAACGGGCATATTGGTTTTAACGAACCGACATCAAGTCTGGCGTCCAGAACGCGGGTCAAGACGCTCGCCGGATCTACCATCCATGACAATAGCCTGAATACCAACAAAGCCGGCGTTAGCGCGGAGCTCGCTGTAACGATGGGCATCGGTACTATTCTGGATACCCGGCGGGTGCTGCTTCTTGCGACCGGCGATGGGAAGGCACGCGCAATCAGCGCAGCGGTAGAAGGACCGGTTTCGTCCATGTGCCCAGCGTCGGCTTTGCAACTGCACCCGAAAGTGACGGTTGTCGTTGATCAGGCAGCCGCGTCCCAATTGCAACTCGTAGACTACTACCAGCACGTCCATCAGCAGCAGGCGGCGGTCCAGACCCGGTTTGGACAACGTGCTGTGGACCAACCACTGTACTAG
- a CDS encoding aldo/keto reductase has translation MISRRDYLKCSLIAGAASTLPVGFLHALEGQQLIQRAIPKTGEKLPIVGLGSSATFRRLAEDGNTNQLSDVIKTMLDNGGRVFDTAPGYGESEEVAGEIVQQLGATKDIFWATKLNVAGRGGAAADPAKAHAQLEDSFRFIGKDPIDLIQVHNLGDVPTQMGILKELKQEGRVRYIGVTFTGSSRYADLVKVLKDEPVDFVGVDYAVDNRDAARDIFPVAKDRGVGVLVYLPFGRTRLWNRVGDRPVPEWAKEISIESWAQFFIKFAAAHPDVTTVTPATSKPHHMLDNLGAGVGELPDKALQKRMAEFVDALPSA, from the coding sequence ATGATTTCACGACGCGACTATCTCAAGTGTTCATTGATTGCCGGTGCGGCATCGACACTGCCTGTCGGCTTTCTGCATGCACTGGAAGGCCAGCAACTGATCCAGCGGGCGATACCGAAGACCGGTGAGAAACTACCCATCGTTGGACTCGGCTCATCAGCCACATTCCGGCGCTTGGCCGAGGATGGAAACACCAATCAGCTGAGCGACGTCATCAAGACCATGCTCGACAACGGTGGCCGCGTATTCGACACCGCGCCCGGTTACGGCGAGTCGGAAGAAGTGGCTGGCGAGATTGTCCAGCAATTGGGTGCGACCAAAGACATCTTCTGGGCAACGAAACTCAATGTTGCAGGACGCGGCGGTGCTGCCGCCGACCCCGCCAAAGCGCACGCGCAGCTTGAGGACTCGTTCAGATTTATCGGCAAAGACCCGATCGACCTCATCCAGGTGCACAACCTGGGGGATGTGCCCACGCAAATGGGCATACTGAAAGAACTCAAGCAGGAAGGCCGGGTTCGTTACATAGGCGTAACTTTCACCGGCTCCAGTCGCTATGCGGACCTTGTAAAGGTGTTGAAGGATGAACCCGTCGACTTTGTTGGCGTGGACTACGCCGTCGACAACCGCGATGCGGCAAGAGACATTTTCCCCGTTGCGAAAGACCGCGGCGTAGGCGTGCTCGTGTACCTGCCGTTCGGGCGCACACGACTGTGGAATCGCGTCGGCGACCGGCCAGTGCCAGAGTGGGCCAAAGAGATCAGCATTGAGTCTTGGGCACAGTTCTTCATTAAGTTTGCCGCTGCGCACCCGGACGTTACGACTGTCACACCCGCTACCAGCAAACCACACCACATGCTCGACAACCTGGGCGCCGGTGTTGGTGAATTGCCCGACAAGGCACTGCAGAAACGCATGGCTGAGTTTGTCGACGCGCTGCCTTCAGCCTGA